The Dethiosulfovibrio peptidovorans genome has a window encoding:
- a CDS encoding methyltransferase, with product MSDIIYIENLSHRYGNRTIYEGLNMSIPPGKVYGLLGKNGVGKTTLIKIVMGFLRPSSGRCTVFGQDSHDLRPDTRARIGLLFEGHLTYEFMTIAQIEAMYAPHYPLWNRDAYYNLVDRLGLPYTHKISNMSCGQRSQVVLGLIMAQQPELLILDDYSMGLDAGYRRLFLDYMAEYLKEGKRTVFLTSHVIQDMKGFVDEVIFLERGGQTLRTSLDSFMTTFRRFYLPRRPGGLEPRSQGPIKNVETHQDHWELFSFDEEPEVVQALLDQGLDPEGLAPQAMTLEDAFIGYTGRY from the coding sequence ATGAGTGACATTATATACATCGAGAACCTGAGTCACCGATACGGAAACCGAACCATTTACGAGGGACTGAACATGTCAATTCCTCCAGGAAAAGTATACGGTCTCCTGGGGAAAAATGGCGTGGGCAAGACAACGTTGATCAAGATCGTCATGGGCTTTCTGCGCCCCTCATCGGGTCGTTGTACCGTTTTCGGCCAGGATTCTCATGATCTCCGACCAGACACCAGAGCGCGAATTGGCCTTCTTTTTGAGGGACACCTGACCTATGAGTTCATGACAATTGCCCAGATTGAAGCCATGTACGCTCCTCACTATCCCCTGTGGAATCGAGATGCGTACTATAATCTCGTGGATCGCTTGGGACTACCCTATACACACAAAATCAGCAACATGTCCTGCGGTCAACGTTCGCAGGTCGTTTTAGGGCTTATCATGGCCCAACAGCCCGAGCTGTTAATTCTGGACGATTACTCCATGGGGTTGGATGCTGGATACCGACGGCTTTTTCTTGATTATATGGCTGAGTATCTCAAGGAGGGCAAACGAACGGTCTTTCTCACCTCTCATGTGATCCAGGACATGAAAGGTTTTGTGGACGAGGTGATCTTCCTGGAGCGAGGTGGTCAAACTCTTCGAACCTCCCTGGATTCGTTTATGACAACATTTCGACGTTTTTACCTGCCTCGACGCCCTGGGGGACTCGAGCCACGATCCCAGGGGCCTATCAAAAACGTGGAGACCCATCAAGATCATTGGGAGTTATTCAGCTTCGACGAAGAACCTGAAGTGGTCCAAGCTCTTCTGGACCAGGGCCTTGACCCCGAAGGACTCGCCCCCCAGGCCATGACCCTGGAGGACGCCTTTATCGGGTACACCGGGAGGTATTGA
- a CDS encoding protein tyrosine phosphatase has translation MRGVRGEPMTITNLNDLFTAAVTFLYLRAVNFHTVSRGVLYRSAQLSLDRLARYVEAHRIRSIVNLRGAQDWRQWYRREKAFSRSRGILHKDFDISAIRTISVHELDRILDFMRRAPKPILIHCYAGADRTGLIAALWQLAENQEPPSEALRRQLCWMKGHFSTFHLGTNAMVHSFWNYVQYLRDRGYPLSE, from the coding sequence ATGAGAGGGGTTCGGGGGGAACCGATGACGATCACCAACTTGAACGATCTATTCACCGCTGCCGTTACGTTCCTCTATCTTCGAGCTGTCAACTTTCACACCGTTTCGAGGGGAGTTCTGTATCGGTCGGCTCAACTCAGCCTGGATCGTCTTGCCCGGTACGTGGAAGCACACCGGATTCGAAGCATCGTCAATCTACGAGGTGCCCAGGACTGGCGCCAATGGTATCGACGGGAGAAGGCTTTTTCTCGGTCACGAGGGATCCTCCACAAAGATTTTGACATTTCGGCCATCCGAACCATCTCGGTACATGAGCTTGATCGCATTCTGGACTTCATGCGACGGGCCCCCAAGCCCATCCTCATTCACTGCTACGCTGGCGCTGACCGGACAGGGCTCATCGCTGCATTGTGGCAACTGGCCGAGAACCAAGAGCCCCCTTCAGAAGCCCTCAGACGTCAGCTCTGTTGGATGAAGGGGCACTTCTCAACATTTCATCTGGGGACAAACGCCATGGTCCACTCCTTTTGGAATTATGTTCAGTACCTTCGCGACAGGGGATACCCTCTGTCGGAATAA